In the Arachis hypogaea cultivar Tifrunner chromosome 20, arahy.Tifrunner.gnm2.J5K5, whole genome shotgun sequence genome, aaTGAACCTCTAACTACCTAGTACTTCCACTGTCTTAATCATCACAAGGTCATTATAGGGGACACCACAGTTTCTCTCAAATACCTAAAAAAGTTAGACCTTGGCTAATTCCTTCTCACACTTTAAACCATTAATGGAGTGGCCAAACTGCCACATGATACTGTTACTAGTACCAATCACAAAATGTTTTTATATCCACCTCAACCAAAACTGTTGAATTGAAGCAGATCCCAACTACTCCTGTGCCACCCCCAATTAATACCCTCTCAATaaaaacaaacacacacacacacacacacacaagatTTATTACAAATACCTAACaagaaacaattttttttttttaacaaagaaaTTATTGGATTCATAAGAAAACAAAAGATAGGGGTACCTTAAAGAGTATATGGTCAATATTAAGCTGAATATCTTTGAAGGCTTCACGGGCACGTCTTCTAGCGGGTGCTTCATCCATGTTAGAATCTGCAATCTTCTGCAATTTAGCATCAACGCCAGGTAGCTGCTGCTTCATGCTGCAAAATAATAACTTATCCtctttcctcttctttctcttcctctggATACCAATTACTTCCTTCAATTCTACACCGTTCCAAACACTTCCGATAAATAAATCGTTAACAGAAAGGggaaaaaaaattacatcaaatttGACTCACGGCCTAAAAACGGAAATAAAGTTTTCGGGAATGGAATATTATGGtactttattaaattaaattttgctttttcttaattttcaaagtaCCTACCATTCAATTCCGGAGGGTGGCGAAGCTTCGTGGGAGTGAGAgccatttgaatttaaaaatatttttatctatttttattattggtGACAACATGGAAGGAGATTCCAAAAAGGAAGGGAAATCTGAGTGACACGGGAAAAAGAAAATGACAGCCagaataataaaagagaaaagatcaAAACAATAGTACAAATTTCATTTACGTATTTACCACCCCTGAGTTCTTTCATATCTACATTTTGGCCCCTCTAGTTTGAAGAATCACATTTCGTACCCTTGCTTTGCGAAAATAGAATGAAACCCCAAACTCGTATACattagtatttaaataaaaaagtttgatAAATTGACTTTTTAATCTTTaagaattttaaataaataatttaatttcttacttatattatttttagaaatttgagATTAATTTGTATAATATtctaaaattaacaattaatttattaatattctttttaaagAATAATTTATCTAATACAGTTATCATTGGATACCCATTTGtgatatgaaaataaaaaacaaaatattaattattattattaaatttataattttaaaaatattcgtctttaattctaaatttaggaataattaaatttttactttgtCACTTCCCTAATTTATTCAAACAATTTGCTAATGAGTTATAGTTTAAATGACATAATCTTTCCATATTCAACtaagaggttgcgagttcgaATCTTCctatttttggttaaaaaaaaaaattggctatCTGATGTTTGAATTATAGTGCACTTTTTCTCTTTGCACAAGAGCACATTCTATATATGATGCAATATTCATTGCCAAAGTTCAGATACAGATATGTTTCAGATAGACTTAGTCCTCAACATGTTCTAATAAATTTAAGTGCACATGTtccaataaatataaatttgttCTTCCACATGTTCCATAAACCATGCTTCAGCATGTAACATACTTTGAATGCAAATCAAAGTTAATTACAACATAGGTAGCATTCATAGCCATGTTTGCATTCAGAACAATGAAAACCAAGCAAAACCAATGCTCTATATTCAGAAAATGATATCCATGTCTTTCTGAGCTGCCGCAAACAAAATGTTTTGAGCATTATTCAGCAAAATCCCTCTCTGCAATGCAATCAAACTCATCAAACTGTTGCtgacttgcttttttttttttttttgcattttttttgtttcttctgcatttatttttatactaagtTACTCATTCACCTAGTATTTCTCAGTAATATCTATAGGCCTTGATCCTTCATTATAAGACAAAATTACATAGATACTCTTAATTGCCTGACATATTCAGGGGACCTAAAAACCACTCGAATatgaaagggaaagaagaagcaTCATAACAAAAATCATTGTTTCTctgttatttttccattgattAAACTTGATGAAGATGTTGTTGGATTAGCTTCACAATCACAAGTGCAACGATTCAAAGAAGCAATTGGTTCAGCTAAGTAGGAAGGGTTTTCATCCCCTGCCATAATCACAAGAATCTTGGGCTCATTATTATCAATAACTACCTTACTAGGCATTATTGTTCCTTTCATTCCTTCTTCACCCTCAGATGATGAATGTACAGAAGAAGCAACATGCTTTCTGTGGTAGCAAATAAGGATCACCAATGCCacagaaataagaagaaaaagaagagctaTGCCTCCAAAGAGGTACGGAATTGGAGACCTCCATATATTAATTTCACTTGCTAATGATGCATTTTTTATGTGCTTCATTTTCTTTAATTCTCTCTGTATGAGTGAGTTGTGTACTTTGGTTGGTACAATTATATTTGACATGAAGTGAGGTCGTGGAGCTGCAATTTATAGCAAAACTTGAACATGTTTATTTACATAAGTACCCTTTGGCTATTGACGGAAGATTCCTTTTATGCTTGCGCAGATGCTGCATGCGCATGTCAAAAGTATTAATGATTTCTGTATCAAAAGTTGTAAGATTATATAGGCAATAAGGCTATGTTTGGttggaagaaaagaaatagagaggaaagaaaagaaaggaaagaaattgagtgaatttttattttttttagatgtgtttggatgaaaggaaaataagaaggaaagaaatgctataaaaagacaattttacccttatattataaattatatagaaaaaGTAAAAGGATAATATTGGAAGTAGAGAGAGAGATTtagttttctctccattttctctccattgttggaaggaaaaaaaattggtgGGTCCCACAAATAATTTTCCATTCATTTTCCTTTTTCTCCCATTTCTCTCCTCAACCAAACAAGGGAAAATAACTATTTTCCTTCCTATTTCTTTCTCTCCCTTTTCCTTCTTCTCAATTTCACCTCAAACAAACACACCATAAGAACCTGTATTGTACTATTGTTGCTACATTTCTTTTTAACAAAagaataaagtaaaattttaaaaatacttttaaattttattttgctttaaataTATCTCTGCTGacaactaaattttcaaaaagtttaagaCAAATTTGGTAGTATAACAACAATGCTTGACAATTACAAGTTAgtgataaaattttgtatttaactTGTGCTAAAGGTTGTTTTTGTAGAATTATTGAATTGGTTTTAAGTTTCTTAAAAAATTAACTGCCAAGAATACatttgatataaattaaaaattttagagacaaaattaaaataaaataaaatttatgaatatttttaaaatttttgacaaattttagaataaaaaatttactttacCTAGTAAAATTAAAAGAATGCTAAATTTATGTCAAAGTGTTTATTGGGCATCAAACATAAAAGGCCTTATGACAAATACTTTTTAATGCTatgtgtaaataaaaaataaatcaccaAATTATTCATTATgtatctatatataaatatatattatttaatattttaatttattttttatatcaataacTAATTTAGTAGTTGATTTTTTATATACTCGTAACATGGTTAGAATATTCCATCAATTTAGCAAACATGAAAGGCAACTGTATTTGATTATTTGGTTAAAACTAGATGCTATGCATAAAGCAACAGTTTCCCTAACCAAAATATTTGCATATGAATTAACAGAATAAGGAAAATGTAATCTGATGAACAGGAGTAAGGTGATTGGAAATAATAGATATCAACCTTTCTCAGTAACTTGTGCAGTTTGTAATTTGCCACGAGGAATTAATAATCTCTTGAGAAGTTGAGAGACGAAACCAAAATATCTTTCGGTTATGTTATGCAACAGAATTGAGATTTGCAAGTTGAGGTAGCTTGCAAAATCTCTTTCACCATGTGATCCATGCACCACTTATGCACCCACCATAAGCGGTAGACTGTTCTAATGTTGAGAAACTCTGCTTATGGAATCATATTGTTTAATACCTTTGAGAGGTGTGATTTGCGAGTTATTTTTACATTTCTAATACTTTGATCTTACCATGGAACATGTAGTTAAGGCATGGGTGTTTATTTTGTGAACAGAACCATTTTTTTCCTTTGCGTACGATGTGAATATTTTATTCAAACTAGTTAAAGTAACGTTACATAATTTTTGTCAGAATTTCTGAATGATagaaaatgaattttattttatttaggaaGAAAACGTGCTCCAAGGAGTTATATATCCTAAAATGAGTTAAATTAAACCATTTTGCAACCCATTTATCGAAGCAAATTATTTTGGCGGACAAAACTGATGCTatgaaatgccaattttttaattaaagaatCAAATGATATACAAGGAAAtctttatttaaaagaataaagaatctataataaaatgaaataaataaatagatataatgaTTTAGTTCTCATCTTTCTAAATCTCTTGTTCATTTCTTGATACTCAGGAAATCAAGAAATGGCTTTTCTGGAACTGGAATCATCTTCACAACCCAACCAATTGGCCAAGAAGCAGCACCAAGAAGAATGCAAAGACCCCATTGCCCCCAATTCAGCCTCTCAGTATCAGCaaacttcttcaaaaactcaaccATCACAACTTGGAGTACCACTGTCACACCAATAATCCCCAAGAACAACTTGCTCCTATGTAACCCCTTAAAAACATTCCTCTTCTCCAATTTCCTTGCATTGAACTCATTGAAAACTTGACACATAACAAAAGTGTTGAAAATCAGAGTGTCATTAACCCCTTTAGTAACACCAAAGATAGACTCACCTCTGAACTGAAGAGTCAACAAAACCGCAATTTGGTACAAAGCTTGTGCCATAAGATTCCTCCACATCACGTTTGTTATGAGAGGTTTTGTTCTCCCAACCGGCGGTTTCTCCATTAACTCCAAAGTAGGCTTTTCCGTTGCAAGTGCCAATGCTCCCAACGTGTCCATGATCAAATTCACCCATAAAAGTTGCACTGCCGTGAGAGGAACTTCGCCGGCCGACACCGCCGCCACGAAGTTTATTGCAAGTGCAGCAACATTCACGGTCAATTGGAACTGTATGAACTTCTGAATGTTGTTATAAACACACCTTCCCCACCTCAAAACCGTTACGACGGAGGCGAAATTGTCGTCTAAAATCACAATATCAGAGCTCTCTTTCGCCACCTCTGTGCCTTGGATCCCCATGGAGAGTCCAATGTCAGCTTCCTTCAGTGCCGGCGCGTCGTTCGTGCCGTCCCCTGTCACGGCAACCACGTGACCTTTCTGTTTTAGGCACTCTACCATCAGGAGCTTGTCGAACGGCGAGGATCTCGCCATCACGCATATTTTGTCCACTTTCTCTAACCTTTCCTCCGGCGTGTAGTTGCGAAACTCCTCGCCTTCCACCACCGCGCCAGCCATGTCTTGATTTTGTCTCAGTATGCCGCATTCTGTTGCTATTGCTCTTGCAGTGAAAACATTGTCCCCTGTGATCATCTTCACATTTACTCCGGCGTTCTGGCAAGACTCCACCGCCTTCTTCACCCCCTGCCGGCACGGATCCTTGATTCCGACTAGTCCTAGTAGAGTCAATCCATTTTCTTTCACCATAGCTTTTCCCTCTCCGTCTTCAACCTCTATCTCTGAATCTGAAACCTCCGTTTGAGCAAAAGCGATACAGCGAAGACTACTAGCTGCCATTCCTTGAATGATGTTCTCGAATTTCATCATGATTTCGCTGTCAAGATCTTTCAAAATTCCAGAAGCATCGTAGTATTTTGAACACATTTTCAGTACCATTTCAGCAGCGCCTTTCCAGTGCACATTCACCGTGTTGTCCGATTTCCTTCGCAACAAAACTCCGCTCCGTTTCTTCTTCGAGTTGAAGGTCTCAACCTGAATTATGGAGCATCCTTTCGTCAATTCATCCATCTTCATATCCAACTGCAAAACCGCCCAAGAGAGGATCGCTTTCTCGGTAGGACTACCGGAAAACTCGAAATCGGATTCAGATTTCGACTTGTGAACGCTACCAGTTGTGTTCAAAGCCACTCCTTCCTGGATCAATTGAAGAACAAAAGGCGCAACCGATGAATACGCATTCTCCAACACAGGTTCTAATCCCATCCAAAACTTTGTGACTCTCATTTCGTTGAGTGTGAGTGTTCCTGTTTTATCTGTGCAAATAGTTGTAGCAGAACCCATAGTCTCACACGCTGAGAGCTTCCTCACCATAGCTTTATCCGCCATCATTTTCTTCATGGAATAAGCCAAAGTCAACGTAACCGCCAACGGCAACCCTTCAGGGATTGCAACAACCACAATGGTGACTGCATCAGCCACAATTCCGACGACAGAGTTCATTATATCACTGAACTTAGTCTTGCTCCCGTTGAACTCTTTCACTCCATTTTCATCTTTTGTGTTCCCCGTGAAGTAACGGAtaagaagaacaacaagaacaagaaaaGCAACTGCCAAACCAACCTTTCCGATTGATGAAGTTAGTTTGTTAAGGCGAGCTTGTAACGGCGTTTCCTCGTTAACGTCGCGGCTAATCGAGCTCATCATTTGACCCCATGTAGTCTTCATTCCAACGGAAGTAACCATCATTTTCGCGTAACCGTCAACCACTTTCGTTCCGGAGAACAAGAACGGATTATGAACCTTTCCAACTTCCACATGGTCGCTCTCCCCAGTCATGCTTGATTCGTCGATTCGCAGCGAGTGTCCGTCGACGAATAGCCCGTCGGCGGGGACTTGATCGCCGATCTTCAAGCAAACAACGTCGCCGACGACGATATCATAGATCGAAACCTGTTGCCGCCTTCCGAGTCTCACCACATCGATTTGTATATCGTTGCTGAGCTGAGACAATTTGTCAAACTGCCTATTCTGTCTGAAATTGCTTATGGAAGAGAGAGAAATGACAATGAACACAGCAAGGAAGATGCTTCCACCGTCGTACCAACCTTCTTTGAGTCCATGTTGCTTGATTCCGAAGCCGAGAGAAAGCGCTGCGCAGCACAAAAGGATGAGAATGGTGACATCTTTGAAAGCTTCCAATACGAAATGAACGAAGCTTTTAGAACGTGGCTTTGGGTAAGTGTTGGAGCCGAATATGTGGCGTCTGCGTGACATGTCTTCATCGCCTTTGATGCCATGTTCGATGTCGGTTTCAAGGGATTTAGCTATGCCTTCAATGCCGCCGTGTTTCTTGAGGGTAGCATGGTCTTTTTCTTTGACGATGGTGGTTAGGGTGGTTTGATCAATTGCGAAGGGTTGTTGCGGATTCAAATCAATGACGGTGAATGATGGAGAAGGATTGATTTTCCTTTGTTTGGTTTTGTTGTTGAGAGTGAAGTGTGACGCGAGGGCTCGAGAACAATATATGACTAAGAAAGCAGAGTGCCACTTTTTCTTGGTGTTTGGTGCGTTGAATAATGACTCAATGCGCTCCATGTTTGTGAGTAAACTCATTCAAATCCGTAAAATTCAAGAACAACGAGAAATCGAAAGAACAAAGGCTATACAGTATATACTAGAAGGCAAGGAATTAATTGAAGAATGAAACTATTGTTACCAATGCTTACTTGTTTAGTGTGTGATGGCTAATGAAATTTGGATCATAAACAATTGGGTTTTATAGATATGTCACCTGATGACTCATTTCCAAGCAGATGCAATGGCGTGTTCTTTCTGTGTTTGACCATCTACCGTCACGTACACGTCTTCTTTAAACGAagattatgttttatattttcttaaCCATTAAGCGATTATGAAAAACGAACTATATAGCCGAAGCTTAATCTGTTGCTATGATGTTTATATTACTATGAATTATGAAATACATGtgtgtatatataattatatatgctCTCGGTTTCTGTTCGACTAAGAATTCCTCTTTAGACTGAACTTGTTGCAAGGAAAATTAGATACCATATAAGGATTACACTCTAAACTAAACGCTTAATTTGTAATATTTTACTACTCTTCTATAgtgtattatatttatatttatcactTCTGTGGATATTAATAACTGTACTCCTCCTTtcacaataataattattaaaataatatttttaatatgactatctatttttcttgttattttcttcGAGGGGAATTTCCAATCACTCCGAAAATTGTAAATAAATTCATGAATTAACGTAGCTACTTTCGGAATATATGAATACATGCAAAATTAGATAGAACATCTAAGAAATTTGACAACATTGTTTTTttaaggataaagtatattttttttgttctaaaatttgttaaaaaatttaaaaatatttctaaattttatttggttttaattttgtacaaacaattttttatttacatcaaatatatttCGAAcagttatatttttaaaaaatttaagatcaatataataataatatataaaaattatatttgatttacTTGTATTGAGAgttgtttttataaaattattgttaaatttatcttaaattttttgaacaaTTAGTCGTTAAGATATatttaatgtaaattaaaattttttaaaataaaattaaaataaaataaaactaataaatgtttttaaaatttttatcaaatttaaaagacaaaaaaatattttatcttttcacttggtagatatgtaaatttattccTTTTACTTTCCTAGTCTTTTCACTATTTCTATCACAAAATTGTACGACAAATTCTTAAAAAGAGAATTGGCAAGTACAAGTGATAAAGACTCAAAACTCAAAACGTGTTTAAAAAGTACATGAGccgtccgattttttttttcttaaaattaaatCGGACtctatttacatttttttttcttaaactgAAAACGGATTTTTCGTTTacaatttttgttttcttaattttttcttaaaatgaaaACGAATCTTCCgttgttagatttttttttaatcaaaacggacccgaatttattaaaaaaatattcttttgtaGATTTTCTCTAATTGGATCGTCCAAAttccttattttaaatttttcgattCAATTTCAACTCTCTAATACCACATGCAGAAAAAGTACTTTTATTCTCCATAACATTGTATCACCTTATACTTttctccatattaaaaataaaaagtgctctTTTGGGAGGCTATTATTGGTGTCGCACCCAACCAAaactttgatgatgatgatgtcccAAGATATTATTATTAGCCAGATCATCACATAAAATTATCCAGGCAGTTAGTTGCAAGGTTGGAAACAAGTAGTCTCAAGAGAGATCCAACATTCAATTATCTTGACCAATTATGTTATATGTAggtaaaaaataagtaatttaattagttatttgaatatatttaaaatatatgatatatattaaaaataaattaaaaatatatatttatatataaatatataattattgattcaataattaattttttgtaatatatatacCATTTGTTTATATTGACAAGAATCATTTTGACACAGATAGTTAGATAGTCTTAATCGAGTGTTAAATTAATTGGTGAtactttttttattgtaatttaagaacaaatttttttcaagtaatTTGAATTTAAACAATTCATTCGTCTATTTAAATAaatgtcaaaaatttaaatattattttttataaataataatctaTTAACTAACAACAAActcttaataaaacttaaatttataaCCAATAATTTTTTATCTGTCCGACTTAAAGATACCGtatgcaacaaaagaaaaatgtttgtcaccaaaaaaacaaaagaaaaatgtttgGATTCCAAGTACGGTATGGTACATGGTTACATGGTGAGTGCTAGGGAAACTTCgtagtaattaactaattattgatTAAGAAGGAAGGAACGTCGATCGAAAATGAGAATATGAATGCTCGTTGTTAAgttgctttattttgttttttctttctttttgttgctTACTTGCCTTAGCCTTCTCCGGAAAGTAGAGGCGGCAAGAGATGATGATGTTACGAAGAAGGAGCCTCTGCTTTTTTGTGTTTTCTCAGGATTCCGCGTTTGTCTTTACTTCTGTTCTAatatcttctatttctttttttagtttaaaggggGAAAAATAGAAATGGAGAATAACTTTTCTTTAAATATGCTTTTCATATACACCTAAAACTTAAGGGCAAAGGTCAAAACATGGAGAAATATTGGGTCAACAAATATTTCTATAAAGAAGTTTAAACTAATTTTTCTAAAAGTTATTatctttttgttcttttaaatAATAGATATTTTCTGAAAATATATAGAAAGTTTTGGATGATAAGTATAGAAATTATGTATAAATAACAAAAACTGGAAACCtgctcaaaagaaaaaaaaaaagcaaatgaaATTTCTGATCTTTTTGGGGCTTTTGGAATACTTGGTTTAGACGTTTTTTTTTGTCAGGGTTGAGAAGGTAGTTTTTTGGGTTAATAATGTAGTTGAATATGGTTTGTTTGGTCTTTAGTTTGGGCCTATCTACaaggcaacaaaaaaaaaaaccacaacaaaaaatatttatatattataatataagtatataattaaGTTAAGTTGGTTTAGTGGTTAACTCATTAGATTTCTTAAATAAGTGTTCCGAGTTCGAATAATGAAATGTCTTAGGATTATTAAAAAAAGTTAGTTTGTTTATCATGTCTTGATAAAGACTTCGTTGAAAATCACATCAAGTTTTTTATACTCTTCACTTTTTCGTGTTCAAGGCATCaaaagaacataaataaaatgaaattaaaattgaaatgaaaataaaatgcaaatccaacaaaatttatatataattgccTAAACATTAGTCTCTCTAGCAAGTCCAATCAGTTTGGCAAGATCAGCGTGCAAAGTGTAAAGTATCATcatataatagaataaatgaaACGGAATTACATGAAATGAAATGAGAGcgaattagaaaataaattaaacttccTTGTTAACAAAAGAGCAGAGGAAATTGCAACCAAGAACAATGTGATCGAGTAAGATGGTGAAGTCACCGCGCGATTCAGGGTGTTCTGATTGTTTGTCCAGCACGAACCATGTTATGGTCGTGAGGTCCGTACGCTGTGCATCTGCGCTACGGTTCATTATCTTCAAGCATAATGAGTGAGATTTTGATGTTCCGGTTGGATTGAGTTTGAGTAATTTAAGTTGATCATTATAAGTCAATCTATTTCATTTAATAATAATGTGACATATTACAAgaataatttactttttaaaattaaaaaaggtcGAATAGAATTAACTtaatatatcaaaaataaaaaactatttacT is a window encoding:
- the LOC112782728 gene encoding putative calcium-transporting ATPase 13, plasma membrane-type gives rise to the protein MSLLTNMERIESLFNAPNTKKKWHSAFLVIYCSRALASHFTLNNKTKQRKINPSPSFTVIDLNPQQPFAIDQTTLTTIVKEKDHATLKKHGGIEGIAKSLETDIEHGIKGDEDMSRRRHIFGSNTYPKPRSKSFVHFVLEAFKDVTILILLCCAALSLGFGIKQHGLKEGWYDGGSIFLAVFIVISLSSISNFRQNRQFDKLSQLSNDIQIDVVRLGRRQQVSIYDIVVGDVVCLKIGDQVPADGLFVDGHSLRIDESSMTGESDHVEVGKVHNPFLFSGTKVVDGYAKMMVTSVGMKTTWGQMMSSISRDVNEETPLQARLNKLTSSIGKVGLAVAFLVLVVLLIRYFTGNTKDENGVKEFNGSKTKFSDIMNSVVGIVADAVTIVVVAIPEGLPLAVTLTLAYSMKKMMADKAMVRKLSACETMGSATTICTDKTGTLTLNEMRVTKFWMGLEPVLENAYSSVAPFVLQLIQEGVALNTTGSVHKSKSESDFEFSGSPTEKAILSWAVLQLDMKMDELTKGCSIIQVETFNSKKKRSGVLLRRKSDNTVNVHWKGAAEMVLKMCSKYYDASGILKDLDSEIMMKFENIIQGMAASSLRCIAFAQTEVSDSEIEVEDGEGKAMVKENGLTLLGLVGIKDPCRQGVKKAVESCQNAGVNVKMITGDNVFTARAIATECGILRQNQDMAGAVVEGEEFRNYTPEERLEKVDKICVMARSSPFDKLLMVECLKQKGHVVAVTGDGTNDAPALKEADIGLSMGIQGTEVAKESSDIVILDDNFASVVTVLRWGRCVYNNIQKFIQFQLTVNVAALAINFVAAVSAGEVPLTAVQLLWVNLIMDTLGALALATEKPTLELMEKPPVGRTKPLITNVMWRNLMAQALYQIAVLLTLQFRGESIFGVTKGVNDTLIFNTFVMCQVFNEFNARKLEKRNVFKGLHRSKLFLGIIGVTVVLQVVMVEFLKKFADTERLNWGQWGLCILLGAASWPIGWVVKMIPVPEKPFLDFLSIKK